The genomic interval GATCTGTCAGGGCTTCTCCCTTAATTCCCTAATATCCTCACTGTTTATCCCATCAGCCCCCTCTTAGGTTTGGGCCTAGATTTTTATTGCCCATTATTTAATTGCTCCTCAGCACATATTCTTCACTCTTTAGTTCTCTCCTTATCTTGGGTGAAAGCTGATTCCTTCTCTATTGCTAGGAGATGGAATAGGTATTCCTCTTCCTCCCCATTGCTTCATCCAGACATTACTTCCTTTCTCCTTGCTGAAGAAATCACCCAACTGAGTTCCAATTTAAATTCATGATCATAAACCTTGGCAATTTTACTAGGTTCATTTAGTGGATGTGTAACCATTGCACTGGGGTTTGTAGGGTGTAATCAGAAAACAACTTTACTCTTTTCCCTCATTGCCTGTTCTAAACTCTTCTCTGGGACTGATTCTTTCCCTGGCCTTGTACAGGTTCAGAGTATCCAGGTCATTTCACTAATTAAAGTGTCaagtcctgggaattccctggcggtccagtggttaagacttgggctttcactgctgtggacccGAATTCGATCCCTcgtcggggagctaagataccacaagctatgcggtgtggccaaaaaaaaaaaaaaatgtcaagttcTATTTAATTCGctaaatttcacttatatgtatataatgttctCCTCTTCCTTAGTTGGGCCTCCCTTAGGCTTTGGAAGCCTGCAGTGGAAGAGGAGATTAAGATGAACGTtgcaggttgtttccagttttttcctGTTGTAGACAGTGCTGCGGGAATATCCTGTGGAGGCAGAATAGTTTAGAAGTGGAGCATTGACACTGgatgtttgaatcccagctctgggaTTCAacctttctgtacctcagtttcctcatctgtaaaatggggatgataatggtATCTGCTTGATAGTCTactctgaggattaaatgtagATTAATATGTAGAACTCTTAggaaagtgttcagtaaatgtctgTCATAAAAAGATCTTTgtgcatatatacaaatatttcttttagatgattacatttttaaaatagtgatttcTTTTTGTACTTAATTATTTGTGAATGCCAGTAAATAAGTTGCCCTTTGGTGTAGTAAAactatttatctttgtatctattttttgctttttcttataCATTTATGATCATATAATATAAATCTTTATGGTTAATGCCACTGGTCTGATCTAATGCTGCTGTtccccatattttatttatttatttttaaatttttattcatttttttttggctgcattgggtcttcgttgctgcacgtgggctctttggttgtggcgagcgggggccactcttcattggggtgtgcgggcttctcgttgcagcaacttctcttgttgcagagcacaggctctaggtgcacggacttcaatagttgtggcacgcgggcttcagtagttgtggcgtgcaggctcagtagttgtggcgcacgggcttagttgctctgtggcatatgggatcttcccggactagggctcgaacccctgtcccctgccttggcaggtggattcttaaccactgcaccaccagggaagtccctccccatattttatacatagggacccctcttgcttttttttgtatctatatacaGTTGATTAAGTATAGTCTGTGAAAGCTTAAGATTTTTGGTTCCGATAATATGTATGtaagaatatgtattttaagaTATGCTATATGCTATATAGCTTGATTAACAAAAATGATGATGACACTTGacagtaacagtaataataatgtcTGTTCTTATATAATGCTTACTAGTTCAAAGCTTAATATTTGTAAGGTGCTCTCAGATCCATATCACTAATAATCCTGTCTGTTATAACCCTTTACATTTAGCATAGCAAaatcacatattttatattattaatttctcACAGTAACTCTGTAGTGGGGGTAAACAGTCTTATTCTGGTATAATAAATGAGACAGGTTATTTGCTAAAGATATAATAGCTAGTAAGCAGTAGAGCCAGACTTGAACCTAACTTCTTACTTTTAAGTCACTGTATGGGAACCATAATGAGTGACTTATGTGTTCCTGGACATGAGTGGTTCTCAGAGGTGATTTAGCCCCTCAGGGGACATGTGACAGAgtttagagacatttttggttgtcgtaACTGGGGAGGGAAAATGCTACTAGCATCTAGTGGATAGGAGCCAGGGAGGCTGTTAAACATtctataatgcacaggacagtcactcacaacaaagaattatctggcccaaaatgtgcAGAGTGCTTACGTTGAGAAACTGTTGTACAGTGATTATTGATGACATAAGACAAAGATTGTGAAATTTTGTTTGGTAAGATTTTACTAGTAAGCAGCAGATTAACTCcatacttcagtttcttcacatcttcaacTTTTCTTAGACTTGGGATATAAAGCTCAATAATAACCCTACAAGCAACATATATACTCTGAATCAAGAGAAGTTTGAAGATGTGATGAGATTGAAGATCGGAACAAATCTTTCCTCCTCTTTCAAAGGAGGACAGCTGTTCAAAGACCTTAAATTTATTACTCTTTTCCTCACCAGTTTGTTTCCCAGGGGGTGTGCATTGGGTTTCAGTTGGGAAACAAGACAAATCTGGGCTTCTGATGAAACTGCAGAATCTTTgcacacggttggatcaggatgAGAATTTCTCCCAGAGGCTTCCACTTAATATTGAAGAGGCTAAAGACCGTCTCCGCATTCTGATGCTGCGCAAACATCCAAGGTACAGATGGTCATACTTACTTGGTGTATGAAGTCCCAGTGAGACTTAACTACCGACATCTTGAGAACATCATAGCCTTTTCTTGCTGTTGGGTAGAGGGTCTAAGAAAGAACCATTGCTTTCCTGCTCTTCCTCTctcttgtattaaaaaaaaagtgtctgcCACTGGCCTTTGGATCATACCTGCCAGTTGTCTCTTGTGTACCATTGTaggctcagctcggtgctttgtgaccacctagaggggtgggatagggagggtgggaaggagggagatgcaagagggaagagatatgggaacatacgtatatgtataactgattcactttgttataaagcagaaactaacacaccattgtaaagcaattatactccaataaagatgttaaaaaaaaaaaaaagaaatatttcttaagtagGTGAGTTGGTGAATGGTCTTTGTTAAAAGATGCAGACTTTTTACCTTGAATACATTATTTCTAATAGATTAACACAGAACAAGAGACAGAATAAATGCAGGCAACTTGTAAAAGACTGAGTCaggaaggattatttatttaaaggGACCCTTCTGCTGTGTTCTCTTAGTTTTGGGGTATACATGTAACTCTTCTACTTCCAAGTACTTTaagagtttgttttgtttatttcaataattaattaatttattaaataaatgccattataattatgtgtcaggcactgttgtcAGCTATATCACAGTTTTCATTAGCCAAAGGGAGACAGCAACTTATTTGCTATCTTTGTTAAGAGTTAAGGGATTTAGTCAACAATTTGATTTCTGCGACCTAGCAgctattttatttgttcatttaaccAACATTGAGTGTCGTGCCAGGTTCTGGGTCAAGTGCTACAAGTACAAAGATTAATAAAGCATTCCTTGTGAGTATAACAGTAAACTGGGTGAGAATTAGGTAATggctctgaattttttttattgcccCCATGCACCTGATGATGCTGTATACTTTCATGTGTAGTAGTGGCTGAATATGGCAGTGCTTCCCAAATTGGTGAGGGGATTCATATCAGAATATTGGGTGAGAGGAATAACTTTTGGAAAAAGCCTCCTAGTGATTATGATGTATACTCACTACGGAGGGCAAGCTCCCTTCTCCatggcttctttcttttccagATCCCTCTGTTATCTCCCCCTCTCCATGATAGTCACTAGTATCCATTTTCCTGGAGAAATGGGATTGAGACCACTAACCACTTCCTCTTTTCTTGCTCAGTAACTTCTCCTTAGTTCTACTTTCTTTGCAAAAATAAGATGATTCCTGTTTAGGAAAATATTGTAACCACTCTCAGATGTATCAGACCATGGCATGTAAAgtcattttgtttctctctcagCATCATTTCGGTTTATGTTTTTGTAATTTTCCAACCTGTGTATATTCCTAgagtctttttttgtagtgtacaGAAGTAGTGTGCCATTCAGATAATAACGCTAGTGTATAATTATGCTGTCAGGTTTTAGttgtattattttctccatttgttctggcgagtttttttaaaaaagttttttggaGGGACTTATTAGGAATTAGCACACAGATTCTTTGTCATTATGCATAAACAAATTGATTTCTTGGATGGAAAAAAAGCCCACTAGTGTGCcaagtgaaaaataatattatttgctGGTGCATTCGATTAGGTTGGAACATATGAAATTGCCAGTTTTGTAGGTAAAATGGTCAAATATTGTCATTGTTCTGTGATGCTTTCTAATGCTAACCTAAGCCCAGTTCTTGCTTGGTTTGGGTACTTAAAGACTGAATTGGAAAAATCTCATTACTTGGATAGTTCTTTTTAGGCACTAGGAGGCTTATTTCTAATACTTATAAAGTATACACAGTTCTCCTTTTATAAGTCCTTTAACTTTAATATGCAGTAATTTGgggtggaaggaagggaaagtctctaattttcttttccttatcggTATATTGTGAAAGGGAtaccaaagaaaagagaaagaaccaTGAAAtagacatctattttttttttaattttgtaaatttgaaaaaaacactggtggcattctctttttttaaaggaagtttaaGGTAAATGTCATTAGTGACTGAATACAGTTTTTTCTTATTAAGGTCTCTGTTGATCTTGGATGATGTTTGGGATCCTTGGGTgttaaaagcttttgacaatcaGTGTCAGATTCTTCTTACAACCAGAGACAAGAGTGTTACAGATTCAGTAACGGGTAAGGattattaatttgctttttatAATAATTCAGTTACATTTAAATATGTGGCATACCAAATTGCTTACTATGTCTTGTGATTTCACAGGTCCTAAATATGTAGTCCCTGTGGAGAGTGGTTTACGAAAAGAAAAAGGACTTGAAATTTTATCCCTTTTTGTTAATATGAAGAAAGCAGATTTGCCAGAACAAGCTCACAGTATTATAAAAGAATGTAAAGgtatagttatttattttgtgtatgagGGGGTTATAGAGATATTAATTTACCCTTTTGTAAGTTAAGCTAATGAACATAACAATTTAACACATGAACATCCAAAAACTTTACTAGAATATTTAGTATTTTAGGTTCTTCTCTGATACCCTACATGGATAGTGATATTTTGGTATTCATTCTttagttaaaataatatttaacaaaCACCCATAATATGTTACGAAAGGGGTAAGATGAAGACATGACCTCTGttgtcaaagaataaaaaatatagtgAGAGtcacagttttaaatttatttggttgggattttatttttttattttttattttttggccgtgctgcgtggctTTTGGGATCATAGTTctctaaccagggattgaatttgggccaccgcaatgaaagcatggagtcctaaccactagactgccagggaattccctggttgggattttataaaaataatgttctaATTTGATAAGTAAAAACTGGTGCTGTcttcttaatttgcatttttaaatagtgaagttaaactttttacttgtttattgaatATTGCCTTTTAAGAAGTTATcctggacttccctagtggcgcagtagttaagaatccatctgccaatgcaggggatacgggttcgaaccctggtgtGGAaaaattccacatgccgcggagcaactaagcccgtgcgccgcaactactgagcctgcgctctatagcctgcgagccacaactactgagcccgtgtgccacaactattgaagcctgtgcccctagagcctgtgctccacaagagaagccaccacaatgagaagcccgcacaacacaacgaagagtagctcctgctcgatgcaactagagaaaagcctgtgcgcagcaatgaagacccaatgcagccaaaaataaataaataaatttattaaaaaaaaaaaagaaagtatcctTGAGTCACTTTTGTGATATAAGtagttttcattgatttttttgacTCTCTAACTATGGAAACTATTAGGCTTTTGTCATATTTTTTCCAACTGTTTTTCTTCTAGTTTCGTCtgccttttaatttcatttgtagtatttttttgacacagaaatttaaattttatatagtcAAATCTATCAGCtcttaagattattttttccatCATTGTTAATGCTTGGAAatagtttcttatttttatttcttccgtCAAACTTGTTTTTGAGttaattgacttttaaaaagtatctcaACCTTAGGAAAAAGAATACTTGATTTGTATTCATTATGAAGGTGATGCATGTGCATTTTGaaacacttaaaaagaaaaaataggaattATCCATAATCTGATAATTATTAGCATCATGAGAGTATTTCTCCCAGTCTTTTAGGACATACAAAaccttgaaaaaaatattgagatTATAATAGTATACATAATTTTCAATCTTATCCTTTTTAATAGCAAATCTTGAGCATTTTCCCATgttattaaatatcttttaaaaaaaatttaccagtGGCATAATATTGTGATACACtttaatttattcagtcatttcccTGTTATTGTTTAAgatttttcactattttaaataatgctgtaatgaatatccttaaatgaaatatttcttatttctaatgACTTCTTTAGAATAAATACCTGAAGTGAATCCAagagttataaatattttaaagcattggATAACGTGCAGCAGAAATTCTTTCTTGAGGATAAATTGATTCTTAACTTAGTGGTAATTTGGAAATGATACCGTAATAACACAgtgactttttttattttttaggttcacCTCTTGTAGTGTCTTTAATTGGTGCACTTTTACGAGATTTTCCCAACCGCTGGGAGTACTACCTCAGGCAACTTCAGAATAAGCAATTTAAGAAGATAAGGAAATCTTCATCTTATGATTATGAGGCTTTGGATGAAGCCATGTCTATAAGTGTTGAAATGCTCAGAGAAGACATCAAAGATTATTACACAGATCTTTCCATCCTTCAGAAAGATGTTAAGGTGCCTACGAAGGTAATAGAAGGACCAACAATCCTTATCATTGGGTATTGTGGCATATAACCTTTGGTTTAGTCCTGAGGATATTGTTACAGAGGATATTGGGAGGATAAAACCTGTGTGCCTGAGGTGGTGGGCTGGAGGGTGTAGAAATCCCACTGCTCTTAGTTTCCATCATGGGCTTTGGTGTTGAACTCAGATGAGTTACCTAGTTCTCAGTGGTTCTAGTGAACCTGGAGAAGCATTTGACTTCTttagaactttttcttttctatcttgaTGAGTATTTGAGCTTCTTATGAAATGGAGATATTATTCAGGGCTTtaatacatgatttttttaatacaattaaaaaaaatttatttgttttatttatttatttttggctgtgttgggttttcgttgctttgcgcgggctttgtctagttgcggtgagcgggggctacgctttgttgcggtgtgtgggcttctcattgtggtggcttctcttgttgtggagcacgggctctaggcgcgcaggctcagtagttgtggcttgtgggctctagagcgcaggctcagtagttgtggcgcacaggcttagttgctctgtggcatgtgggatcttcccggaccagggctcgaacctgtgtcctctgcactggcaggtggattcgtaaccactgtgccaccggggaagccctaacacatgatttttttgtgtgttagtCTCTTGTGTGCAATCTTGGTCATTGTACATTGTGGcacattaaatgtttaaaatgattCCTAGGTGTTGTGTATCCTCTGGGATATGGAAACTGAAGACGTTGAAGACATACTGCAGGAGTTTGTTAATAAGTCTCTCTTGTTCTGTGATCGAAATGGAAaatcatttctttattatttacatGATCTTCAAGTAGATTTCCTTACAGAGAAGAATCACAGCCAGCTTCAGGTACTTGCATctctgtacattcttttttttttttttttaacttttaattttgaaatgattttagacttatagaaaagttgcaaaataatACAGTTTCTATGCATATACTTTCATCTAGCTTCCCCCAacgttaacatcttacataactataATACAGTTATGAGAGccagaaaattaacattgataacAATACTGTTAACTAATACACagactttatttgaattttgCCAGCtttcccactaatgtccttttttgtgGTTCAGATCCAACTCTGTATCCTATATTGCATAATATCATCATGTTTCCTTAGTTTCCTCAAATCTAGGAAAAttccttgattttctttctttcatgatcACTTTTGAAGAGTACTCACCAGTTATTTTGTACAGTGTCCcttagtttgggtttgtctgatgttttctcttcACTAGAGTAAGGTTATATATTTTTGGCAATAACACCATAGAAGTGCtgttgtgtccttctcagtgcatcatgTCAGGGTGTTGACACGTCTTATCAGTGATATTAACATTGATTACTTGGTtaaggtttctccactgtaaagttactgtttttttcttttgtagttaaTAAGTATCTTGTGGGGAGATTCTCTGTACATTCTTAAATAGCTTTGGAAGCTGGAGTTTCTGTGATGCTTAGGTTATGAAATTGTTTCTGTCCTCTGAAATGTTTCATTTGGGTTTCAGGATCTACACAAGAAACTAATCACTCAGTTCCAGAGACATTACCGGCTACGTTGTCTTTCACCAGATCAGGAGGACTGCATGTATTGGTACAATTTTCTGGCCTATCACATGGCTAGTGCTAAAATGCACAAAGTAAgattactcatttaaaaaactattttcttttatctcaCTTTTAGTTTGTCCTatgtttagaattttcttttattagtaAAAATAGGGTTAGAACCTGTGtaagtaattttgtttttttactgtgttTTACCTGCAGGTACCTTAGTAACTGCAGTAAATGAACCACCTAAAAATTCAATCTCTTCATACCAGTAGCTATCCTTTGTGGACAATATGGATTTGTTTTTAAGTTCTGAGAGGAAATGGAGAATGGGAaagtatattcattcattcagcaaatatttatggagtgcctgTTGTGTACTGGTGGTGTTCTTCATTATGAAAGATATACCACAGGCACAAAGTTCCTGCTCTCATTGAGCTTACATTCTGGGGGGAGATTGACATGGGACAAATAAATTTATCATATGTTAGCGGGGTAGTAAGtgctcagaagaagaaaaaagtgtgcAAGGAGAAAGGAAGTGATGATTTGGCATTGAGTCATCAtgatttgctgatggatttgaTGTACAttgtaagaaaaagagaagagtcaaAGATGACTCCAAGCTTGTGCAGTTCAAAGATTGGAGTTGCCATGAACTGAGATTGGGATAGCTGTGGGTCAAACAAGTATTTTACCAGGGGTGAAGGGAAGGTTAGGAACTCATTTGGAATATATTAAGTCTGGTGTACACATTAAGACATCTGACTGGATATATTTAGCATATAGTTGGATATATGAATCTGGATTTCTGGGGAAAACTATGGACTAAAGATAAAATTTGGGAATCATCAGCACATAGATGATATTTGAAGCCATGAATACCAATTAACTACTCacaatgttaacattttagaaaACCGTATATactttgagaaaagggaaccctcttgcactgctggtgggaatgtaaattgataccgccactatggagaacagtatggaggttccttaaaaaactaaaaatagaactaccatacgacccagcaatcccactactgggcatataccctgagaaaaccataattcaaaaagagtcatgtaccacaatgttcattgcagctctatttacaatagccaggacatggaagcaacctaagtgtccatcgacagatgaatggataaagaagatgtggcacatatatacaatggaatattactcagccataaaaaagaaacgatattgagttatttgtagtgaggtggatggacctagagtctgtcatacagagtgaagtaagtcagaaagagaaaaacaaataccgtatactaacacatatatatggaatctaaaaaaaataaaaaaatggtcatgaagaacctagggacaagatgggaataaagatgcagacctactaggaatggacttgaggacacggggagggggaagggtaagctgggacaaagtgagagagtggcatggacttatatacactaccaaatgtaaaatagatagctagtgggaagcagccgcataacacagggaaatcagctcggtgctttgtgaccacctagaggagtgggatagggaaggtgggagggagggagacgcaagagggaagagatatggggatatatgcatatgtatagctgattcactttgttataaagcagaaataacacaccattgtaaagcaattatactccagtaaagatgttaaaaaaaaaaaaccatatatactttgaataatttttcaatCTTAGGTACTTTAATCTCTTGGTTACATACAGTTTACGTTTAATAATCTACATTGGAATGACAGTATTCCAATAAATATCTGTGCTCTGATTTACTTAGGTGAACTGTAATtgttgaacacttaggttgttttcatttttttttttttttttttttactcttatgATGCTGTAATGAAATTCTTGTTTGTCTTCACAcctgtattatttcctttggaaGTTTCTTGAAGTGGAATTATTGGGTCaatgcatcttttaaaaacttttgataTGTATGATAGTGTGACAGGATTcagttcctttcattttttttaacctttttttcctgatttttaaagataatagctTACTTTCATTGGAAAAAACtaagtgaagaaaatgaagatcACAACCATtgctaatgcttttttttttttttttaatttaatttaattttatttatttatttttttgtctgtgttgggtctttgtttctgtgcgagggctttctctacttgtggcaagcgggggccactcttcatcgcggtgcacgggccttacactattgcagcctctcttgttgcggagaacaggctccagacgcgcaggctcagtaattgtggctcacgggcccagttgctctgtggcatgtgggatcttcccagaccagggctcgaacccgtgtcccctgcattagcaggcagactctcaaccactgcgccaccagggaagcccgctaatGCTTTTATGTGTAGCTTTCCAGATCATTTTGCTGCTCAGATACACACACCTGTTCTTTAAAACCAGAATGGGATCATGATAGAAATACAGTCTTATATCTTGTTTTTCCTACTTAATTGTAGTTCAGGGTTATCTTTCTATGTCAATTTATATATAATAGATTGACAACTTTTAAAGCTGCATACTATTTAATTGTATGGGTACATTATGATTGGTTAGTTGGTTGGTGGATGGTCAGATTGCTTAAGCAcacttgtctgacttatttttttaGGGCACATAAGTGTAATTCTGGGTCAATGATGTGTACAGTTCGAATTTTAATACAGATTGCCAAACTGTCCTCTAGAAGGGTGCTCTGATTTACATCActgccagcagtgtatgagggtgtTCATTTCCTCTGATTCTagctgatatatatatttttttctagctaatatttttatcattcctTTTAGTCTTTAGAAATCTGatgttaaaaaatagtaaatctttgttgtttcTCTTTGATTACTTGTGagatttttggccatttgtactTTTAGTGAATTGGCTCTCATCCATTGATTGCCTTTACCTGTTTTTGTATTGGAGTGTTTATCTGTTTCTTACTcttttattagaatttttaataaaaatattagccTTCATCTATcataatttgtaaataaatttttttcctggtttattttttgtcttaaattttatttatattgttttttactATATTGAACATTTGAGTTTTTATGTAGTTAAATGcaccactatttttcttttcgGTATTTTGCTTTGGGGTCATGTTTATAAGAATTTCCTTCACCCCAGGGTTACAAAAATAGTAAATATCGGTATcttctagtattttttaaaaattaaattaaatttatttatttattttatttttggctgctttttcttgggtcttccttgctgcatgagggctttctctagttgcggcgagcgggggccactcttcgttgcggtgtgcaggcttctcattgcggtggcttctcttgttgggagcacaggctctaggcgcgtgggcttcagtagttgtggcacgcgggctcagtagttgtggctcgcaggctctagagcgcaggctcagtagttgtgacgcatgggcttagttgttctgcggcatgtaggatcttcctggaccagggctcgaacctgtgtcccctgcattgggaggtggattcttaaccactgcgccaccagggcaaccctcttctagtattttttgaagtttctattttatatttaagtctgaaaaatccatctgaaatttattttgaattaaggTGTGAGgtccattttttgtttctttggaacTGTTAATGATATGTTCCTTTTTGTCCTTAAATTCTAGGTATCTGCTAAGTTTCTCTCAGTAGTGTTAGGATAATAATGGTAGATTTAAAATTCGTTGATCTCTTTAACAGTGctcctgatcttttttttttttttaaggaactgtgtGCTTTAATGTTTTCCCTGGATTGGATTAAAGCAAAAACGGAGCTTGTAGGCCCTGCTCATCTGATTCATGAATTTGTGGAATACAGGCATATGTTGGATGAAAAGGTatatattattatgaaaaataagtcCTTAAAGGACGTCTCATTTTGACATTTAATTCTAGGTTTAATAGTGGGGATGAACAAAATAGCAGAGGTTAAGAGCGATAATTTCCTCACTTAATC from Balaenoptera ricei isolate mBalRic1 chromosome 10, mBalRic1.hap2, whole genome shotgun sequence carries:
- the APAF1 gene encoding apoptotic protease-activating factor 1 isoform X4 gives rise to the protein MDAKARNCLLQHREALERDIKTSYIMDHMISNGVLTVSEEEKVKNEPTQRQRAAMLIKTILEKDNYSYISFYNALLHEGYKDLAYLLHGGIPVISSSNGKDSVGITSYVRTVLCEGGVPQRPVVFVTRKRLVNAIQQKLFKLSGEPGWVTIYGMAGCGKSVLAAEAVRDHSVLEVCFPGGVHWVSVGKQDKSGLLMKLQNLCTRLDQDENFSQRLPLNIEEAKDRLRILMLRKHPRSLLILDDVWDPWVLKAFDNQCQILLTTRDKSVTDSVTGPKYVVPVESGLRKEKGLEILSLFVNMKKADLPEQAHSIIKECKGSPLVVSLIGALLRDFPNRWEYYLRQLQNKQFKKIRKSSSYDYEALDEAMSISVEMLREDIKDYYTDLSILQKDVKVPTKVLCILWDMETEDVEDILQEFVNKSLLFCDRNGKSFLYYLHDLQVDFLTEKNHSQLQDLHKKLITQFQRHYRLRCLSPDQEDCMYWYNFLAYHMASAKMHKVP